A genomic window from Erythrobacter sp. BLCC-B19 includes:
- a CDS encoding carboxypeptidase regulatory-like domain-containing protein, with translation MPGPETLAALLIGAGALAAAGRLLLARRDWRGGVLALLSLASGALLFLTLFPPLLPVGGETLVVATAETPPGTRAAPGERLVALPEAPVLAGAERVPDLATALRRHGQVQRLRILGRGLPARDLEAGASLPVAFTPLPSPRGLIRLDPPADTPAGAVFALGGEAEGLAGGTAELLDPAGRLVDQRDIGPDGAFTLGSTARAPGLATFTLRLRGNDKAIVSDTPVPLRTLAAPQPLRVLLIGAPSPEAKYLRRWAEDAGFDLASRLDAGAGVDLGGGGARIDPAALREADVVMIDDAALAAIGGGGRAALAQAVNGGLGVVVRMSAPASAATRQNWRALGLVAEGGSEVATVALPPLAAEAEALAFRRGPGSADVPEGLNTFEDPAPELTRFLVRTGATFVPVVADAEGAVLAGWQQRGQGRVLLWTVADSFTLVLAGQADRYEQWWSAALSAVARPEGTFRPSLVPLIAAGERIAICGLAGSPRLINPGGAEVALAIDPAAGPRGCAAAWPEAEGEYTLVQPGEDGAQRFAFLVMPHNAFAAIRARETGEATARWAAAQASPAAQPAPERRGPGWPWLLGWLALTAALWFAERRWRGGALDSASQLWGDPRETA, from the coding sequence ATGCCGGGGCCGGAGACACTCGCCGCGCTGCTCATCGGCGCGGGCGCGCTGGCGGCGGCGGGGCGGCTGCTGCTGGCGCGGCGAGACTGGCGGGGTGGCGTGCTGGCGCTGCTGTCGCTGGCGAGCGGCGCGCTGCTCTTTCTGACGCTGTTCCCCCCGCTGCTGCCGGTCGGCGGCGAGACGCTGGTGGTCGCAACCGCCGAGACCCCGCCGGGCACCCGCGCCGCGCCGGGCGAGCGGCTGGTCGCCCTGCCCGAAGCCCCGGTGCTGGCAGGGGCCGAGCGCGTGCCCGATCTCGCCACCGCGCTGCGTCGTCACGGGCAGGTGCAGCGCCTGCGGATCCTCGGGCGCGGGTTGCCCGCGCGCGACCTGGAAGCCGGCGCGAGCCTGCCTGTCGCCTTCACCCCCTTGCCAAGCCCGCGCGGGCTGATCCGGCTCGATCCGCCCGCCGATACCCCGGCCGGCGCAGTCTTCGCGCTGGGCGGCGAGGCCGAGGGGCTGGCGGGCGGGACGGCCGAACTGCTCGACCCGGCAGGGCGTCTGGTCGATCAGCGGGACATCGGGCCGGACGGCGCGTTCACGCTCGGCAGCACGGCGCGCGCGCCGGGCCTTGCGACCTTTACGCTTCGCTTGCGCGGGAACGACAAGGCGATCGTCTCCGACACCCCTGTCCCGCTGCGCACCCTTGCCGCGCCCCAACCCTTGCGGGTGCTGCTGATCGGCGCACCCTCGCCCGAGGCCAAGTATCTGCGCCGCTGGGCCGAAGATGCCGGGTTCGACCTTGCCAGCCGCCTCGATGCAGGCGCGGGGGTCGATCTGGGCGGCGGCGGCGCGCGGATCGACCCTGCCGCCCTGCGCGAGGCAGATGTGGTGATGATCGACGATGCCGCGCTCGCAGCCATCGGCGGCGGCGGAAGGGCGGCGCTGGCGCAGGCGGTGAATGGCGGGCTGGGCGTGGTGGTGCGCATGAGCGCTCCTGCCTCAGCCGCAACCCGCCAGAACTGGCGCGCGCTCGGGTTGGTGGCCGAAGGCGGCAGCGAGGTTGCGACCGTCGCCCTCCCCCCGCTCGCCGCCGAGGCTGAGGCGCTGGCCTTCCGCCGCGGCCCCGGCAGCGCGGATGTTCCCGAAGGCCTCAACACCTTCGAAGACCCGGCGCCCGAGCTTACCCGCTTCTTGGTGCGCACCGGGGCCACCTTTGTGCCGGTTGTCGCCGATGCCGAAGGCGCGGTGCTGGCGGGATGGCAGCAGCGCGGGCAGGGGCGTGTGCTGCTCTGGACGGTGGCGGACAGTTTTACCCTGGTGCTGGCAGGGCAGGCTGACCGCTACGAACAATGGTGGAGCGCCGCACTGAGCGCGGTTGCCCGGCCCGAGGGGACGTTCCGCCCCTCGCTGGTGCCACTGATCGCGGCGGGGGAAAGGATCGCCATTTGCGGGCTGGCCGGATCGCCGCGCCTTATTAACCCCGGCGGGGCCGAGGTCGCGCTTGCCATCGACCCTGCCGCCGGGCCGCGCGGCTGCGCTGCGGCATGGCCCGAGGCGGAGGGAGAGTACACGCTCGTCCAGCCCGGCGAGGATGGCGCGCAGCGGTTCGCCTTCCTTGTCATGCCGCACAATGCCTTCGCGGCGATCCGCGCGCGCGAAACCGGCGAGGCGACGGCGCGCTGGGCAGCTGCGCAAGCCAGCCCCGCCGCGCAGCCCGCACCCGAGCGGCGCGGGCCGGGCTGGCCGTGGCTGCTCGGCTGGCTCGCCCTCACCGCCGCGTTGTGGTTCGCCGAGCGCCGCTGGCGGGGCGGAGCGCTCGATAGTGCGAGCCAATTATGGGGCGATCCGAGGGAAACCGCCTAG